A single genomic interval of Terriglobus albidus harbors:
- a CDS encoding ABC transporter permease codes for MEFREAIKIALQSLWANKLRSVLTLLGVVIGVGSVIAVVTLVNGANVYVAEKIYRYGADVFTVSKQPRVISSYDEYRKFQKRKIIRLEDYQFVLEHCHRCQAVGALQSSTGKVVSGTHSTTDTDIRGWTASMPPMYNLNVILGRSFTPTEEEHNSHVAIIGTDIQDNVLGGNDPLGQEIRVDGVPYTVIGVGEKQGKSFGASQDNWVAVPITAYQRSYGTSKTITVYAKAGSTGEPLNAAVEEVRTLMRSERHNRPGEEDDFNLDTNDSFVGLWNQIAGGFEAVAVAIAGVSLVVGGIVIMNIMLVSVTERTREIGVRKALGAKRSDVMLQFLIESATLSLVGGVFGVIGGIGVAQGVTAALGFPSSLAVWSIFAGLFVATAVGLFFGVYPARKAAMLDPIVALRSEL; via the coding sequence ATGGAATTCCGCGAAGCCATCAAGATCGCCCTGCAGTCGCTGTGGGCCAATAAGCTCCGTTCGGTACTTACGCTGCTTGGCGTGGTCATCGGTGTGGGCTCGGTGATTGCCGTCGTCACCCTGGTCAACGGCGCCAATGTCTACGTCGCCGAAAAGATCTACCGCTACGGCGCCGACGTTTTCACCGTCAGCAAGCAGCCGCGCGTCATCTCCTCGTACGACGAGTATAGGAAGTTCCAGAAGCGGAAGATCATCCGCCTGGAGGACTACCAGTTCGTCCTTGAGCACTGCCATCGCTGCCAGGCCGTGGGCGCCCTGCAGAGCTCGACGGGCAAGGTCGTCTCCGGAACGCACTCCACCACCGATACCGACATCCGCGGATGGACCGCCTCCATGCCGCCCATGTACAACCTCAACGTTATTCTTGGCCGCAGCTTTACCCCCACCGAAGAGGAACATAACTCGCACGTCGCCATCATCGGCACCGATATTCAGGACAACGTGCTCGGAGGCAACGACCCGCTCGGGCAGGAGATCCGCGTCGACGGGGTTCCGTACACCGTGATTGGTGTCGGCGAAAAGCAGGGCAAGAGCTTCGGAGCCAGCCAGGACAACTGGGTCGCCGTCCCCATCACGGCCTACCAACGCAGCTACGGTACATCGAAGACCATCACGGTCTATGCCAAGGCCGGGTCCACCGGCGAGCCGCTGAATGCGGCTGTGGAAGAGGTCCGCACGCTGATGCGCAGCGAGCGCCACAACCGCCCGGGCGAAGAGGACGATTTCAACCTCGATACCAACGACAGCTTTGTCGGCCTGTGGAACCAGATCGCCGGCGGCTTTGAGGCCGTGGCGGTCGCTATCGCCGGTGTCTCGCTGGTCGTCGGCGGCATCGTCATCATGAACATCATGCTGGTCTCGGTGACGGAACGCACCCGCGAGATCGGCGTCCGCAAAGCCCTTGGGGCTAAGCGGAGCGACGTGATGCTGCAGTTCCTGATCGAGAGCGCGACACTCTCGCTGGTCGGCGGTGTCTTCGGCGTCATCGGAGGCATCGGTGTAGCGCAGGGTGTCACCGCGGCTCTCGGTTTTCCTTCATCGCTCGCCGTCTGGAGCATCTTCGCCGGCCTGTTTGTCGCCACCGCCGTCGGTCTGTTCTTCGGCGTCTATCCCGCAAGAAAGGCAGCCATGCTGGATCCCATCGTTGCGCTGCGGTCGGAGCTCTAA